AGGTCAAAGTCGGCAGCGGCATTCAGATCGGCGACATCTTTGTGCCTACTGATGAACGCGGTTGGACATTGATTAATTATTACGGCGGCGCCGGAGCTTTTCCGCAAACTTCGGCGGCAGTTATTTTGCAAAAAGGCGCGCTATCAGCATTGGCAGGTAAAATCGTTTTTATCGGCTTAACCGCTGCCGGCACGCAGGATTTTGTGCCGACGCCAATTTCATCGCGCCTTCCCGGCGTCGAAAAACTCGCCACCTCGACCTCAAATATTTTGCAAGGCGATGCGCTCATTCGCAACAACACCGTAGAAAATTTTGAATTCGTTGCGCTGATCGTCTTGGGATTGGCCGCTTTGTTGGCGGCGTTGCGCCTGCCGCGATTGTATATCGGCGTCGTCTTGCTCGGACTCGTGCTGCTGACCTGGGTCGGCGCGTTCGGCTTCTTCACGCTGAGCCGCATGTGGATTCAATGTGCCGGCATCATCTTCGCCATCATTACCACCGGAGGGGTAACGACGTTCTTGCGTCAAAAACTTGGTGTTGCCCCGCAAATTGAACATTCATTCGGCGACTCAACGCGAATTGTGGTGACGGATGCCAATGGCGAGTTGATTCGTCTCGGGCGCTTTGAAATCATCGGCGAGATCGGCGCCGGCGCCATGGGAAAAATTTATGAAGGATACGATCCGACCATCAATCGCCGGGTGGCGATCAAAACCATTCGCGCTGACCTGATGCTGAGCGGCAGCGAGCGCGTGCGCCAGCGTTTTCTCCGCGAAGCGCAGGCGGCTGGAGCCCTCAATCACCCCAACATCGTTACGATTTATCAAGCCGACGAAGCCGGGCCGTTCTCGTTTATTGCGATGGAATTTTTGGAAGGCGAGACCTTCGAGAAGATCATTGAAAAGCGCGCGCCGCTGACACTGGAGGAAATTTGCCGTCTGGTCGCACCGGTTTGCGACGCGCTGGATTACGCGCATCGCAACGGCGTCGTGCACCGTGACATCAAGCCCGCCAACATCATGCTCACCCATGACGGCATCGTCAAAGTCATGGACTTCGGCATCGCGCACGTCGATTATTCGACACTGACCCAGGACGGCGCGGTGCTCGGTACGCCGAGCTACATGTCTCCCGAGCAAATTCGCGGCGAAAAAGTCGACGGCCAATCCGACATGTTCTCGCTCGGCGTGATCGTTTACGAAATGGCCACCGGCCAGCGGCCGTTCGTGGGCGAATCGCTGGCGACGATTTCCAATCGCATTCTCGCGCAGATGCCGATTCTCGCCTCCGATCTCAATCCGAAATTATCTCCGGCGTTTGACGCCGCGCTGGTCCAGGCCATGGCGAAGGATAAAACCCAACGCTTTGCCATGGCAAAAGAATTTGCCGAGGCGCTGCAGGCAGTGTGTGTGCTCGCAGAATTGTCAAGTCATCAATAATAGGAGTAATTGTCATGGACGTTTGCACACCCATCACGATGAAAATGTAGCGCAGACATCTTGTCTGCATGCGGCTGGAAGCCTGCGCTACGGCATTTTCGTGGTAAAATGTAGCGCAGACATCTTGGCTGCATGCAGGCTGGAAGCCTGCGCTACGGCATTTTCATGGTAAAATGTAGCGCAGACATCTTGTCTGCATGCGGCTGGAAGCCTGCGCTACGGCATTTTCGTGGTAATTGCCCATGCCCGGGTGCGGCACCCGATCATGATGAAAATAAACGATTGTCGTGTCGCCTTCAGGCGTTCAACTTTTGTCGGGAGCCCGACGCCTCAAGGCGCAACAACGAACTTATTTTCAGAGGAAATTTTTGGTCAAACTCTGAACGTTGAGCTGTGAAAAACGGTTTTACCGGGGTTTCGGGTAAAGTGAACTTTGCTTCTCCCAGAGTTTTGCATACTTGGTGAAAACATACGCCGCCGACAGGCTCGCCAAAATAAATCCTTGCACGCCATCCAGGAATCCAGCCTTGAACACGTACATTCGCAGAAAAAACCAAACCGGTCGGAACAGCAAATCCCACAAATGAAAACGCTTGCCCTGTTGATCTAATTCCGCCGCGGCCAGCGAGGTGTAGCGGTTGAACTTTTCAAAATAGTGGCGCAAGTTGCGGTCAGTGTGGTGCAACAGATGATTTTTTAACCGGCCAATTTTGCCTTCGACTTCGACGCCTTCGTGAATTTGCCGATCATTGAATTGGCCGGCTTCGCGACGGAACAGGCGCAACACGTAGCCCGGATACCAGCCGCCGTGCCGAATCCACTTGCCGAGAAAATTTGCCAGGCGCGGCAACTCGAAGCCGTTGGCCGCTGGGTTACCCGCGAGCGTGGCGATGATCTCGTCGCGCAATTCCGGTGTGACGCGCTCATCGGCATCGATCCATAACACCCAATCGTGAGTGCATTGCGAAAGCGCAAAATTTTTCGCCGCCGCAAAGCCTTCCCAGCGACGGATGAAAATTTTGTCGGTAAATTCCCGCGCCAGCGCCGCCGTGCCGTCCGTGCTCTCGGCATCAACGATGACGATCTCATCAACCCACTGCAACGAGATTAAACACTCGCGGATGTTTTCGGCTTCGTTTTTGGTGATAACCAACGCCGATATTGATTGCACCTTGTGCAGTGCGGATTGCGGATCATCGCTTGCTCGGCCATCCACAGGCAAAACGTTTTCAAAGTTTGCTGCCGTCATGCATATTGAGAAGTCCAGATTTTCTTTTTAAAATCAGACTTCGGGCAAGTCGGGACTCGTCTCGAAGAGATTTTCTGCCGGCGCTTTTCACGTTTTAAAGCTTCGGACAGCTTTTGTTGTAGCCACAGATTGACCAGCGTTTCCGAAGAAACGCCGCGTTGAGGCGCCACCTCGTTAATTCTTTGAGCCAGCTCGTCTTCCAGGCTTAAGCGTCTGGGGACGAGATCGATTTTCACGTCTTTGACCTCACGCCAGTAGTCGCGATAATCGGTCAAAGAATGAGTCTCCCAAAATTCAACCTCCTCCTCCAGGCTTTTAAAATGAAGAATACAATCAAATATCGGCCTCATGGGTACGGCCCCACGCCGAATACAAATCTTCACCTTCAGTAACCTCGCCTTTCTCACGGAATTCGATATAGGGACGATTTTTAAAAACTCCTGTACACGTCTCATCCCTTCATTTTTATAAAACAAGCTCCGCGTTGACAAGCCGTCGAGCTGCAGTCTCATCGCGAGTTGAATTGAGCCGGTCATAAATCTCCCGCACCGCGCCGACAATCCACGCCGGCTTGAATTCGGTCACACAGATCGGGCCGTGCGGCATGTCGCAAACTTTTTTCCAGCACGGCGCGCACGGCAGATCGCGAATGATTTTGACGCCGCGATTGTAAAGATCAACTTCGGCGGCGCAGGACAGGCCAAACCAGGCGACGACATATTTTTTCAACGCGATGGCGATGTGCATGCCGAGGGAGTCACCGCTCACCACGATGTCCGCCAAATTTTCGAGAATGAGGCCGGCGCGCAAGCCGAGTGTGGTCGGTGTCGCAATCGCCAGCCCGTCCGTCATCTCGACGAGGCGCTGATTGCGTTCGGTATCTTCGCGGCCGCCGAGCAGAATGATTTTGGCCTCCGGCATTTGTGCGGCGATTTGCCGAATAACTTCGGCTTGCGTCTCAAGCTCCAATTTCTTCAAAGCGAAAAGCTCGGAGCAGCCGGTATTGATGCCGATCACCAGTGGCGCCTCATCGAGTCCTAATTCTTCTCGCCAGCGTTCGCCTTCGGCCAGCTCGGCGGCGGTTAATTGCAGGACATACTCGTCGCGGCAGTGTTCAATCTCCCAGGCTTCGGCGAGGATGTCATTGCCGGTGCGTTTGTTGACGCGAAATTTGAAATGATCATCGACGCCGAGGCGGAAGCTGTATTCCGCACCGGCATTGAGCGGGACAATGGCGCCGTTTTCATTTAACCCGAAGCCGCGTTTGGTTTCGGCATTCACAAGATTCATGAACGCAGCGGCCGGCCGGCTTTTGTCGGCGTTCAGCGCCAGCTCGAATTTCTGCTGCAACAACACCATGCGGTTTTCATCGTTCCACTCCACAAGATGGTCGATGAACGGATTGTTGGCCAAAAGCGGCAGCGCATTTTTCCGGGTGATCCACGTGATATGGCTGTTGGGATAACTCCGCTTGATCGCGGGCAATTGTGCCGTCGTCGCCAGCACCGTGCCCAGCGCGTCGAGATTCACCAGCAAAATCCGCGCGCCCATTGGAATACGATCCTGGCATCCTTCGCACAGTTTAAATGGAACGCATGGCTTGTAGCCGCTGAACAACCGGCAATCCGGAACCAATGTTTTGGGCGGATATTTCGACTGCATCACACAACTTTATTTATTCAACTTGCCCCTTGCCAGGTAACTTACAGATTTGGCGATTGAAGTGCAAGCAAAAAATCACTTGCTTTTTTGCGATCAAACGACTAATTTTTAGTGCCACACAACTCAGCGAATTTTATTCGCTAAAAATTTGGCCGAAGAAGCGGCCGGGTAACCGACGAGGCCCCGGGCCCAACCCTCGCTGGGTTGTGTGGCAACCGCTCGCTTCGGCCATTTTTTTAACATCCCAGTTGTCCTTGAAAGTTTTGAGGAGAATCGGGATTGGAAAGGGGTAGGTTATGCCCTTCTGGATTTACTGTGACCGGCAGGCACAGGCCGGCGATCTCCGCCGCATGCAGATTTTGACGAGCGACGAGCTGTCGTTGCGCGAAGATCTGCGCGGCCCGTTCAACTCGCTGCAAGAGGCCGTCAAAATCGCGGAGACGCTGATCTGGAGCATCGTGACGAGCATCCTGGATCGTCTGCGCACAGAGCAACCCAAAAAATTTGCCGTGTTCCCTTCGGCAAAGCCGAATGGCAAAGAGTAGCAAAAGTTTTTCTGCGCTCGTAACGCGGCAAGCGGTTCAATCAAAGACGGCGGCGCAACAAGCGTCGCCGTTTTTTTATGGCAACGCGGCCACTTCCACGCGCGCATCGTTGAAACAGGCGCCGCCTCCAACCGAGCTAATCGTATCCGGCGCCAAGGCCGTTGCGGTTTGTCCATTCTTCGAGGCTTTGCGCCAAGCGCCTTTGGGCATGCTCACCACGCCCTCACGAACCTGCCGGCTGATTTTTACCCGGCAATGCACTTCGCCGTAATGATTGAAGACGCGCACGAGGTCGCCGTTTCGTATCGATCGTTGCTGCGCGTCAGCGGGATGCATGAAGAGAAACAACTCGGGCATGTTGTACTCGCCCAACGAGCTGCTGATCAGCTTGTCGGTTGCCGGGCTGATCAACGCCAGCGGAAAGCCGTTAGAAAGTTCATCGAGATATTCAAACGGATTTTCACCGAGAACCTCCGGGCTGAGCTGCACTTTGCCGCCGCTGGTCATCGGAAACGTGTTGACAAATTGAATCGGCGTTGGGCCGGGAAAGTCAAAAAAAGCGATGCGCTCGTTTTTCAGTTTTTCAAAATTTAAATCTTTGATGCCGCCGATGGCATCAACGGCGCGGCGGAGATAGGCTGAGGTGTCTTCGTAAAACGCGCGCTCAGTCCAGCCCATGGCTCGGCCGAGCATCGCAAAAACTTCTTCGTTCGATTTGGCCTCGCCGCGCGGCGCAATCACCGGTTCCAGATATTGCACCGCGTAGCTGCCGTAGGCTTTCTTGATTTCTTTCTGCTCCAAAAAAGTCACCGCCGGCAGAAGAAGATCCGCATAAATCGCGGTGTCCGTCATCACTTGCTCGAACACTACCGTGAACAAATCTTCGCGCTGCAAGCCTTTGATCACGGCATTCTGATGCGGCATCGTCGCCACCGGATTGCAGTTGTAAACAAAAATGGCTTTAATCGGCGGATGCTGTTCTTCCAGCAAAATTTTGCCGAGCAGGCTCATGTTCAGCTCGCGGGCCGTCGCCGGCGTGGAGTCAACCAATTTGCCGTCATCAACGCGATACGCGCCGCTGTTGCTCATGGTGTAACCGCCGCCGCGTTGGCCGAATTTGCCCAACAAAGCCGGCATCGCCAAAATTGCCGCCACGGCCTGCCCACCGTTGCGATTGCGCTCCAGTCCCCAGCCGCAGCGCAGCACCGCCGGCTCGGTTTCGGCATAGAGGCGCGCGAGTTTTTCAATCATCGCAGCCTCAACGCGAGCGATACGCGCCGCTTTGTCGAGAGGATATTCAGCGGCCTTTTTCAGGAGAATGTCTGCCCCGGTCGTGTGTTTCTCAATGAACGCGCGATCCAATAAATGATGCTCCTGCCAATAGTTGATCATCGCCAGCGCCACGACGACATCGGTTCCCGGATAAACCGGCAGATGCAGGTCAA
This candidate division KSB1 bacterium DNA region includes the following protein-coding sequences:
- a CDS encoding serine/threonine-protein kinase encodes the protein MPNVDTSTDSSTAKFSAWQQRRARQRRRAKWPLLIGSAVFALAAMLHLRTLPFAGIFERLERANLDLFFRLRGELKPDSRIHLVVIDDASLQQVGGWPWPRLKLAELLTRVLARNPKLVVCDFMLPDKPEEASGTKTLADVVASSQKIIFPYYFSDLGNSAGNPIVPEAIAASAYLLFDFREKLLRHPPVAAGAVNHASQELLAASLPGGHINLFPEEDVGDAKVRWEAQILRYGDSYFPSLPVQAAAQFLQLTRGQVQVKVGSGIQIGDIFVPTDERGWTLINYYGGAGAFPQTSAAVILQKGALSALAGKIVFIGLTAAGTQDFVPTPISSRLPGVEKLATSTSNILQGDALIRNNTVENFEFVALIVLGLAALLAALRLPRLYIGVVLLGLVLLTWVGAFGFFTLSRMWIQCAGIIFAIITTGGVTTFLRQKLGVAPQIEHSFGDSTRIVVTDANGELIRLGRFEIIGEIGAGAMGKIYEGYDPTINRRVAIKTIRADLMLSGSERVRQRFLREAQAAGALNHPNIVTIYQADEAGPFSFIAMEFLEGETFEKIIEKRAPLTLEEICRLVAPVCDALDYAHRNGVVHRDIKPANIMLTHDGIVKVMDFGIAHVDYSTLTQDGAVLGTPSYMSPEQIRGEKVDGQSDMFSLGVIVYEMATGQRPFVGESLATISNRILAQMPILASDLNPKLSPAFDAALVQAMAKDKTQRFAMAKEFAEALQAVCVLAELSSHQ
- a CDS encoding glycosyltransferase family 2 protein, encoding MDGRASDDPQSALHKVQSISALVITKNEAENIRECLISLQWVDEIVIVDAESTDGTAALAREFTDKIFIRRWEGFAAAKNFALSQCTHDWVLWIDADERVTPELRDEIIATLAGNPAANGFELPRLANFLGKWIRHGGWYPGYVLRLFRREAGQFNDRQIHEGVEVEGKIGRLKNHLLHHTDRNLRHYFEKFNRYTSLAAAELDQQGKRFHLWDLLFRPVWFFLRMYVFKAGFLDGVQGFILASLSAAYVFTKYAKLWEKQSSLYPKPR
- a CDS encoding BrnA antitoxin family protein → MRPIFDCILHFKSLEEEVEFWETHSLTDYRDYWREVKDVKIDLVPRRLSLEDELAQRINEVAPQRGVSSETLVNLWLQQKLSEALKREKRRQKISSRRVPTCPKSDFKKKIWTSQYA
- a CDS encoding glycosyltransferase family 9 protein, which produces MQSKYPPKTLVPDCRLFSGYKPCVPFKLCEGCQDRIPMGARILLVNLDALGTVLATTAQLPAIKRSYPNSHITWITRKNALPLLANNPFIDHLVEWNDENRMVLLQQKFELALNADKSRPAAAFMNLVNAETKRGFGLNENGAIVPLNAGAEYSFRLGVDDHFKFRVNKRTGNDILAEAWEIEHCRDEYVLQLTAAELAEGERWREELGLDEAPLVIGINTGCSELFALKKLELETQAEVIRQIAAQMPEAKIILLGGREDTERNQRLVEMTDGLAIATPTTLGLRAGLILENLADIVVSGDSLGMHIAIALKKYVVAWFGLSCAAEVDLYNRGVKIIRDLPCAPCWKKVCDMPHGPICVTEFKPAWIVGAVREIYDRLNSTRDETAARRLVNAELVL
- a CDS encoding molybdopterin-dependent oxidoreductase: MPTQILPSVCTMDCPDTCSLEVEVTDGRVMQLRGSHANPVTNGFICSKIGNFAKRLYSDERLLFPMRRAGQKGEGKFERISWNEAINLICENFAAIKQRWGGEAILPFYYGGSNGMLGQGTADAAFFDKLGASRLARTVCAAPTTAVAKAMYGRMPGVAFQDYAHARFILIWGANPKASNIHLVPYLKKAKAAGAKIAVVDPRLNFSVNEFDLHLPVYPGTDVVVALAMINYWQEHHLLDRAFIEKHTTGADILLKKAAEYPLDKAARIARVEAAMIEKLARLYAETEPAVLRCGWGLERNRNGGQAVAAILAMPALLGKFGQRGGGYTMSNSGAYRVDDGKLVDSTPATARELNMSLLGKILLEEQHPPIKAIFVYNCNPVATMPHQNAVIKGLQREDLFTVVFEQVMTDTAIYADLLLPAVTFLEQKEIKKAYGSYAVQYLEPVIAPRGEAKSNEEVFAMLGRAMGWTERAFYEDTSAYLRRAVDAIGGIKDLNFEKLKNERIAFFDFPGPTPIQFVNTFPMTSGGKVQLSPEVLGENPFEYLDELSNGFPLALISPATDKLISSSLGEYNMPELFLFMHPADAQQRSIRNGDLVRVFNHYGEVHCRVKISRQVREGVVSMPKGAWRKASKNGQTATALAPDTISSVGGGACFNDARVEVAALP